One part of the Sander vitreus isolate 19-12246 chromosome 10, sanVit1, whole genome shotgun sequence genome encodes these proteins:
- the bicc2 gene encoding bicaudal C homolog 2 — protein MATTTTEESSPVPATIAPRQPDLETSVEPGSAAKPEPSEAQRDGEEKEDEEEEEGASSVPGQENARGKSLDPEWVEERFRIDRKKLENMLYAPKHGDGETGEEFFERVMRETDTQVKWPSKLKIGAKSKKDPHVKVEGKRANVLEAKKQILEVLETRVNKVTLKLDVAYTEHSHVIGKGGGNIKKVMEVTSCHIHFPDSNRHNSTGEKSNQVSIAGPIEGVEEAKRRIRDLQPLSLTFDLPVSLVPQPLPDAGSPLIQQVVQTFGVSVSFRALPPHPQTQPNFYESCCTVWGLQGNTAAVKKATCILMELLLGSEVTGGIVSSQMDVTSQQHLFLLGQNGAHFLSVMHQTQTQIILPDLSSPQGPPSLLIQGSADGVCLARQQLMDCLPVCLMFDMREDGEADPCKLAQMMQNLGVFISVKPKVKQTSKSVVVKGLERNISCLYEARRLLLGLDSCETAKVTEMTPDPVLAGSGLTNYWLNMLLQQLRLSEQGSVLAPEQLTGTKPRRSPPPGLSTHTDEGRTGLKGTDSRPLEKILENEDQSGQSEDESSKVGVMSSSEVCDAASSISRVGLMGRRGSFQGPEITKVFVQGRRHSTGQALTYRLLNAETEGGRSERRNSLRRDVTLAQDVCADSSQAEEYDYERKKLLANRAMQRKPVVTEVQKPTDTWSGLGFSKSMPAEAVKELRNISRRSYKPYLSISNNQQQTWAAQMAKVCNGSNCENWRDRRGSASSSLPVPSSSSSSTSSPSSPPSTFASSTSSFPAFASSVNRSRSDKPSESFPSSSSYFESVCSSRRASTCSQRSLSPQMMDDLPELLSQLGLIKYIDVFEQQEIDYQTFLTLSDEDLKEVGISTFGARRKMLLAISDLNNSKRRLSDTPAVKPGYLEGGASGRLPRIMDLEVAAQSNRW, from the exons AtggccaccaccaccaccgagGAGAGCTCTCCTGTCCCGGCGACCATAGCACCCCGGCAGCCTGACTTGGAAACTAGCGTAGAACCCGGCTCAGCAGCAAAGCCTGAGCCCAGCGAGGCCCAACGTGACGGGGAAGAAaaagaggatgaggaagaggaggaaggtgcAAGCTCTGTGCCAGGGCAGGAGAATGCAAGAGGGAAGAGTCTGGACCCGGAGTGGGTGGAGGAGAGGTTCAGGATCGACAGGAAGAAGCTGGAGAACATGTTGTATG CTCCAAAGCATGGAGATGGTGAGACAGGAGAGGAGTTTTTTGAGAGA GTGATGAGAGAAACTGACACTCAGGTGAAATGGCCATCCAAGCTGAAGATTGGAGCCAAGTCAAAGAAAG ATCCACATGTGAAGGTGGAAGGGAAGAGGGCCAATGTTTTGGAAGCCAAAAAGCAGATACTAGAAGTTCTGGAAACCAGG GTCAACAAGGTGACTCTAAAGTTGGACGTGGCCTACACAGAGCACTCTCACGTGATCGGGAAAGGTGGCGGTAACATCAAAAAGGTGATGGAGGTCACATCTTGTCACATCCATTTCCCCGACTCCAACCGACACAACAGTACGGGGGAGAAAAGCAACCAG GTCTCCATCGCTGGACCCATAGAAGGAGTGGAGGAAGCCAAGAGGAGGATAAGA GACCTGCAGCCATTgtctttgacctttgacctcccaGTCAGCCTTGTGCCCCAGCCTCTGCCAGATGCAGGCTCACCACTCATCCAGCAGGTTGTGCAGACTTTCGGGGTCAGTGTGAGCTTCAGGGCCTTGCCACCTCATCCTCAGACACAACCCAACTTCTATGAAAGCTGCTGCACCGTCTGGGGCCTGCAGGGAAACACAGCTGCTGTAAAG AAGGCGACCTGCATCCTGATGGAGCTGCTGctggggtcagaggtcacaggCGGTATAGTGAGCAGCCAGATGGATGTCACCTCCCAGCAGCATCTCTTCCTGTTGGGGCAGAATGGAGCTCACTTCCTGAGCGTCATGCACCAGACCCAGACTCAGATCATTCTACCAGACCTCAGTTCTCCTCAGGGCCCTCCGTCACTGCTCATCCAGGGCAGCGCTGACGGAGTGTGTCTGGCTCGGCAGCAGCTCATG gactgtctgcctgtgtgtttgaTGTTTGACATGCGTGAAGATGGGGAGGCAGATCCTTGTAAACTGGCGCAGATGATGCAAAACCTCGGAGTCTTCATTAGTGTCAAGCCCAAAGTAAAACAGACCAGCAAG TCAGTGGTGGTGAAAGGTCTGGAAAGAAACATCTCCTGTCTTTATGAGGCCCGCCGTTTGCTCCTCGGGTTAGATTCCTGTGAGACTGCCAAGGTAACCGAAATGACCCCTGACCCCGTGTTAGCCGGCAGCGGGCTGACCAACTATTGGCTCAACATGTTGCTGCAGCAGCTTCGTCTCTCTGAGCAGG GCTCTGTGCTAGCTCCCGAGCAGCTGACTGGTACTAAGCCCCGCCGCTCACCTCCACCAGGTCTCAGCACTCACACTGATGAGGGGAGGACAGGACTGAAGGGAACAGACAGCCGGCCACTGGAGAAG aTCCTAGAAAATGAGGACCAgtctggccaatcagaggatGAGAGCTCTAAGGTCGGGGTGATGTCATCGTCTGAGGTGTGTGATGCAGCCAGCAGCATCAGCAGGGTGGGATTGATGGGACGGAGAGGGAGTTTCCAGGGTCCTGAAATTACCAAGGTGTTCGTCCAGGGCAGACGCCATTCAACAGGGCAGGCGCTAACTTACAG ATTGCTGAATGCAGAGactgagggagggaggagtgagCGGAGGAACAGCCTGAGGAGAGATGTGACGCTGGCTCAGGATGTTTGCGCTGACTCATCCCAGGCTGAG GAGTATGACTATGAGAGGAAGAAACTACTGGCAAACAGAG CCATGCAGAGGAAGCCTGTGGTCACAGAGGTCCAGAAGCCCACAGACACGTGGAGTGGCCTCGGCTTCTCCAAGTCCATGCCAGCTGAGGCGGTCAAGGAGCTCCGCAACATCAGCCGACGCAGCTACAAACCCTACCTGAGCATCAGCAATAACCAGCAACAG ACATGGGCTGCTCAGATGGCAAAGGTGTGTAATGGGAGCAACTGTGAGAACTGGAGGGACAGACGTGGATCCGCATCTTCATCCCTGCCtgtcccttcctcctcctcttcatccaccTCTTCCCCCTCCTCACCCCCGTCTACTTTCGCATCATCCACCTCCTCCTTCCCTGCATTTGCGTCGTCAGTGAACAGAAGCAGAAGTGACAAACCCT CGGAGAGCTTcccaagcagcagcagctactTTGAAAGCGTATGCTCATCGAGGAGGGCGTCAACCTGCAGTCAGAGGAGCCTCTCCCCCCAAATGATGGATGACCTGCCTGAGCTTCTCAGCCAACTTGGCCTAATCAAATACATCGATGTGTTTGAACAACAAGAG ATTGACTACCAGACATTCCTCACTCTGTCTGATGAAGATCTGAAGGAAGTGGGCATCTCCACCTTTGGAGCCAGACGCAAGATGTTATTGGCAATCTCAG ACCTGAACAATAGTAAGAGGAGGCTCTCAGATACTCCGGCAGTGAAGCCTGGCTACCTGGAAGGTGGTGCTAGTGGTCGACTACCGCGAATCATGGATCTAGAAGTTGCTGCTCAGAGTAATCGCTGGTGA